The Peromyscus eremicus chromosome 8b, PerEre_H2_v1, whole genome shotgun sequence genome contains a region encoding:
- the Gtf2h5 gene encoding general transcription factor IIH subunit 5 isoform X2 yields MVNVLKGVLIECDPAMKQFLLYLDESNALGKKFIIQDIDDTHVFVIAELVNVLQERVGELMDQNAFSLTQK; encoded by the exons ATGGTCAACGTCTTGAAAGGAGTCCTTATAGAATG TGACCCTGCCATGAAGCAGTTCTTGCTGTACTTGGATGAGTCCAATGCCTTGGGGAAGAAGTTCATCATTCAAGACATTGATGACACACACGTCTTTGTCATTGCGGAGCTGGTTAATGTCCTCCAGGAGCGAGTGGGGGAACTGATGGACCAGAATGCCTTTTCTCTCACCCAGAAGTGA
- the Gtf2h5 gene encoding general transcription factor IIH subunit 5 isoform X1 → MTRGAGAVGRRRHDGSWACGRRNAAGSEPLGRTFLRSSAPSAWGKMVNVLKGVLIECDPAMKQFLLYLDESNALGKKFIIQDIDDTHVFVIAELVNVLQERVGELMDQNAFSLTQK, encoded by the exons ATGACGCGCGGCGCAGGCGCAGTGGGTCGGCGACGCCACGACGGTTCCTGGGCGTGTGGGCGGAGGAACGCTGCAGGCTCTGAGCCGCTTGGAAGAA cattCTTGAGGTCATCTGCACCGTCTGCCTGGGGAAAGATGGTCAACGTCTTGAAAGGAGTCCTTATAGAATG TGACCCTGCCATGAAGCAGTTCTTGCTGTACTTGGATGAGTCCAATGCCTTGGGGAAGAAGTTCATCATTCAAGACATTGATGACACACACGTCTTTGTCATTGCGGAGCTGGTTAATGTCCTCCAGGAGCGAGTGGGGGAACTGATGGACCAGAATGCCTTTTCTCTCACCCAGAAGTGA